From one Rhopalosiphum padi isolate XX-2018 chromosome 2, ASM2088224v1, whole genome shotgun sequence genomic stretch:
- the LOC132921498 gene encoding protein Peter pan — MGSKRKSTVKKNKRLKKLKKTVYEEPEELKRAPHSFVIHRGQIGKSLLQLVKDFRKVMEPFTAASLQVYKKNTIKDFVALAGPMHVSHLCVFTSSDTGVNFRVARLPQGPTMTFKLQNYALSKDVVSSLRKQMVNPKLFSHAPLIVMNNFTGEGLHINLMATMFQNMFPTINVTKVNLNDIKRCVLMNYNTETKLIEFRHYAIKTVPVGLSKGVKKIVQSKVPDLSNFDDIDEFLLKPELLSDSEFEESTSSNVVVPQKLVSRGNIVGTQSSIRLSELGPRLTLQLIKVEDGLMTGDVMFHEFIKKPDDKNEAKEAKED, encoded by the exons atgggtTCCAAACGTAAatctactgtaaaaaaaaac aaacgGTTGAAGAAGTTGAAAAAAACCGTGTATGAAGAACCAGAAGAATTGAAAAGAGCTCCACATTCATTTGTTATCCACCGAGGACAAATTGGTAAAAGTCTATTGCAGTTAGTCAAAGATTTTCGAAAAGTTATGGAACCTTTCACTGCTGCTTCATTACAA gtttataaaaaaaacacaattaaagATTTTGTGGCCTTGGCAGGTCCAATGCATGTTTCCCATTTGTGCGTATTCACAAGCTCAGACACTGGGGTTAATTTTCGTGTAGCAAGATTACCCCAAGGTCCAACAATGACATTTAAACTACAAAACTATGCTTTAAGCAAAGATGTTGTGTCGTCTTTACGCAAACAAATGGTAAATCCAAAATTATTCAGTCATGCCCCATTGattgttatgaataattttactgGCGAAGGACTGCATATCAACCTAATGGCCACtatgtttcaaaatatgttCCCTACTATCAACGTCACAAAA GTAAATTTGAATGATATTAAAAGATGTGTTTTAATGAACTACAACACTGAAACAAAATTGATTGAATTTAGACATTATGCTATTAAAACCGTTCCAGTTGGTTTATCTAAaggagtaaaaaaaattgtccagAGTAAAGTACCAGATCTGTCAAACTTTGATGACATCGATGAATTTTTGTTAAA ACCAGAACTATTGTCTGATAGTGAGTTTGAAGAATCTACGAGTTCTAATGTTGTCGTTCCACAAAAGTTGGTGAGTCGGGGCAACATAGTAGGAACTCAGTCTTCCATACGATTAAGTGAACTTGGTCCAAGACTCACATTGCAG TTGATCAAAGTTGAAGATGGACTTATGACTGGCGATGTGATGTTCCacgaattcattaaaaaaccagaCGATAAAAATGAAGCAAAAGAAGCAAAAGAggattaa
- the LOC132921497 gene encoding cleavage stimulation factor subunit 2 tau variant yields the protein MTDQNILDKSMRSVFVGNIPYEATEEKLKDIFSEVGPVISFKLVYDRETGKPKGYGFCEYKDQETALSAMRNLNGYEIGGRTLRVDNACTEKSRLEMQSLMMGMPSSENHYGEAVSAEKAPEAISTAVASLPPEQMYELMKQMKACIQNNPTEARNMLLQNPQLGYALLQAQIIMKIVDPQVAASMLQSSNQVPPIPIPNNSATTTAAVNPMPHMTNNDNNVWVQPKPSIPPMIQPHVEDMDLRQVNRGRVMDQDLRQPPIQMPITQPLSSIPVESSIPPPLPVSRDPRAPVSMDSDIRTYTIRDPRANSSNAAATPPQMPPQVVQQPARPQVVQQLPKPGSSTDTEKAALIMQVLQLTEEQISKLPAEQRQSILVLKEQIAKSAQR from the exons atgacTGACCAAAACATTTTAGATAAATCTATGAGGAGTGTTTTCg tgGGAAACATTCCATATGAAGCAACCGAAGAGAAATTAAAAGACATATTCAGTGAAGTCGGACCCGTTATATCAttcaa ACTAGTCTATGATCGAGAAACAGGTAAACCTAAAGGTTATGGATTTTGCGAGTATAAAGATCAAGAAACAGCGCTCAGTGCTATGCGAAATCTTAACGGATATGAAATTGGTGGACGTACTCTACGCGTTGACAATGCTTGTACAGAAAAGTCTAGACTTGAAATGCAGT CTTTAATGATGGGAATGCCTTCTTCAGAAAATCATTACGGTGAAGCTGTAAGTGCTGAGAAAGCTCCAGAAGCCATAAGCACTGCAGTCGCATCTTTACCACCAGAACAAATGTATGAACTCATGAAACAAATGAAAGCATGCATCCAG aataatCCTACTGAAGCTAGAAACATGTTACTACAGAATCCTCAACTTGGATACGCATTATTACAAGcacaaattataatgaaaatagtgGATCCTCAAGTCGCtgct aGTATGTTGCAATCTTCAAATCAAGTTCCACCCATTCCAATACCCAACAATTCTGCTACTACAACAGCGGCAGTAAATCCAATGCCTCATATGaccaataatgataataatgtgtgGGTACAACCCAAACCTTCAATTCCTCCAATGATCCAGCCCcatg tCGAAGATATGGATTTAAGACAAGTAAATCGTGGCCGTGTCATGGATCAAGATTTAAGACAACCGCCAATTCAAATGCCAATCACTCAACCATTGTCATCCATACCAGTTGAATCTTCTATTCCACCACCATTACC GGTATCGAGAGACCCTCGAGCACCAGTATCAATGGATTCAGATATTCGAACTTATACGATTAGGGATCCCAGGGCAAACAGTAGTAACGCTGCTGCAACACCACCACAAATGCCTCCTCAAGTTGTTCAGCAACCTGCTCGACCACAGGTTGTACAACAACTGCCCAAACCCGGATCTTCTACAGATACTGAAAAG GCGGCTTTGATCATGCAAGTGCTACAATTAACTGAGGAACAAATATCAAAATTGCCTGCTGAACAACGACAAAGCATACTCGTTTTGAAAGAGCAAATAGCCAAGTCTGCTCAGagataa
- the LOC132922267 gene encoding D-aspartate oxidase, producing the protein MATSQRKKVAIVGAGIIGVNSVLEVLRRHPNYDVTLIADKFNGETLSDGAAGLLRPDTYVFGPSLEISQKWVNDSYSFYKKLLKSRDGPCGINEVSGYMFSTKNPDIIKNHYMKNCSPDFREATDEELKAHSSVESQSIINYGSFFTSIVIECKLFLPWALKKINDNGVTIIKRKIESLEELCGEYDIVFNCTGLRAGKLCNDVNVLPIRGQVIRVKAPWIDKFYYYDSDTYIIPSISDGTVVLGGCRHFGSHNEQVNERNSEEILENCIRLLPSLKEALKTDYEIWVGLRPYRNKIRVETEHIGDTVIVHNYGHGGYGVTLAPGTVKYAVDLLTSEQLI; encoded by the exons atGGCGACATCGCAGCGTAAAAAAGTGGCCATTGTCGGTGCGGGTATTATCGGTGTTAATTCAGTGCTGGAAGTTCTAAGGAGACATCCGAATTACGATGTAACTTTGATCGCGGATAAGTTCAACGGAGAGACGCTCAGTGATGGCGCAGCTGGACTATTGCGGCCTGACACATACGTTTTCGGTCCCAGCCTCGAAATCTCTCA GAAATGGGTTAACGattcttatagtttttataaaaaattattaaaaagtaggGATGGACCATGCGGAATAAATGAAGTTTCTGGTTACATGTTTTCGACTAAGAATCcagatattataaaa aaCCATTACATGAAAAATTGTTCACCAGACTTCAGAGAAGCTACCGATGAGGAATTAAAAGCGCATTCATCTGTTGAAAGTCaatctataataaactatgGTAGCTTCTTTACGTCAATAGTCATTGAATGTAAACTGTTCTTACCATGGgctttaaaaaa gaTTAATGATAATGGTGTAACTATTATTAAGCGAAAAATCGAATCTCTCGAAGAATTGTGTGGCGaatatgatattgtttttaactgCACTGGGCTCAGAGCCGGAAAATTATGTAATGATGTGAATGTGTTGCCTATTCGTGGACAAGTAATTCgg GTCAAAGCTCCTTGGattgataaattttactattacgATTCCGACACCTATATAATTCCATCAATAAGCGACGGGACTGTTGTACTCGGTGGATGTAGACATTTTGGCAGTCATAACGAACAGGTGAATGAACGCAACTCAGAAGAAATACTAGAAAATTGTATAAGATTATTACCATCATTAAAAGAAGCGTTAAAAACGGACTACGAGATTTGGGTTGGTCTTAGACCTTATAGGAACAAAATACGAGTAGAAACGGAACATATCGGTGATACTGTG ATTGTACACAATTATGGACACGGAGGATACGGAGTAACATTAGCGCCTGGAACAGTGAAATATGCAGTTGATTTATTGACTTcagaacaattaatttaa
- the LOC132922266 gene encoding dynein axonemal assembly factor 4-like, giving the protein MPIIVKDFSWWQTECKLFLQIKIPHVSQKNADILTSNKYLKISCLPHIFEAILWDEINEECSKCTFDNGCVLFELQKKNSVHWECLTLKKSKEELKKLKCEILNNIIKERQNKSQQKTVLKTERDRLAVKEQIDFENREHQLIQSIRDEEKEKVLKELSTWKSKTEITYDQRTNEKNNKDIFSTDEPIKIYEIENEPIDQLPSPRTFKTIEINFTPRHFTTPSRESTKADEQEWLKKQTAARRAAGFVEEDLRPEEHDPEWCLQKGNTFMTELNYIGAVSAYSHGIKLSPKMAILYLNRSKAQVQMKNYHKAVEDATTALELMVPAVEGNVGWRADAYYNRGRALVELNTAHLAVDELKLALTLAPDRADIYGPELQRAMGLAPEHERTLNKSRELDLSNAPTVWCK; this is encoded by the exons atgccTATCATCGTAAAAGACTTTTCTTGGTGGCAAACTgaatgtaaattgtttttacaaattaaaattccaCATGTCTCTCAGAAAAATGCTGATATTCTtacatctaataaatatttaaaa ATTAGCTGTTTACCGCATATTTTTGAAGCGATTCTTTGGGATGAAATAAACGAAGAATGTAGTAAGTGCACTTTTGACAATGGTTGTGTTTTATTTGAGTTACAAAAGAAAAATAGTGTACATTGGGAATGTTTGACGCTTAAGAAATCGAAAGAGGAgctaaaaaagttaaaatgtgaaattttgaataatattatcaaagaaCGACAGAATAAATCTCAACAAAAGACTg ttttaaaaacagaACGAGACCGATTAGCTGTCAAGGAGCAAATAGATTTCGAAAACAGAGAACACCAACTTATTCAAAGTATTCGTGACGAAGAGAAAGAAAAAGTTTTGAAAGAGTTAAGTACGTGGAAATCAAAAACAGAAATTACATATGATCAAA GAACaaatgagaaaaataataaagatattttttcaaCCGATGAACCGATTAAGATCTATGAAATAGAAAATGAACCAATTGATCAATTGCCAAGCCCTAGAACTTTTAAAACGATTGAGATTAATTTTACTCCGAGACACTTTACTACTCCGAGTAGAGAATCGACTAAAGCTGATGAACAAGAG TGGTTAAAAAAGCAGACTGCTGCCAGAAGGGCTGCAGGGTTCGTGGAAGAAGACTTAAGACCAGAAGAACATGATCCGGAATGGTGTTTACAAAAAGGAAA tacatTTATGACGGAACTAAATTACATAGGAGCTGTAAGTGCTTATTCGCATGGGATAAAGTTGAGTCCAAAAATGgctattttgtatttgaatagATCTAAAGCGCAAgttcaaatgaaaaattatcataaagcTGTCGAAGACGCAACTACC GCGTTGGAGTTAATGGTGCCAGCGGTTGAAGGAAACGTGGGTTGGCGAGCCGATGCTTATTACAATCGAGGCAGGGCGTTGGTCGAGCTAAATACCGCACACTTAGCCGTTGATGAGCTCAAATTGGCTTTGACATTGGCGCCAGACCGGGCCGACATCTACGGACCGGAGTTGCAGCGGGCCATGGGCTTGGCACCTGAGCACGAGCGGACGCTGAACAAGAGCAGAGAATTGGATTTAAGTAACGCACCGACTGTTTGGTGTAAATGA